Genomic segment of Arachis hypogaea cultivar Tifrunner chromosome 11, arahy.Tifrunner.gnm2.J5K5, whole genome shotgun sequence:
TAAAACGTTCCAAAACGGACCACCGCTCTACAAAACATTAAACTGTTAATCACTTGAGGTTGCATTTATTTATAGGTACCGAACACTGAAATAGAAATACAGAGACATAAAATCGTATTTAACAGATGggatatgaataaaaatattgtgTCTATAGATATtgaattaatgtattttgtgtccattatAATAGAAAAGACACTAActttttatacttatatttttattattatatttttttcttaaatattttgaataaaaaaaaagaataaattagattttcaaaacttgttttagtttatcactaaataaaatctaagaacattaatttttgtgtcttgttttttatgttttattttttttttcttaagatcAAATGCAACCTAGCAGAACAATAAGTGTAAAATAGGAACCACTCCAataaagacgtctaaaacgtctttttttaaaaatgttttcttataagtaaaatttaacacatatatataattgattaaactatattatttttgtcaaaattagaccagacaaattaatttgatcgaaaaaataatgaattaagtattgaattgatctaaattaatattattttttataaaaaatgactacaatacctttattaattttgagaattctaaattctaaccctTTACTTTTCTGCCGTCATAgagttaggatttagaattttcaaatatatatatatatataataggagtattttagtcattttctataataagcgtattgtagtaattttttgtaaaaaaaaatattaatttagaccgatttaaaatttgattcaatattttttcggtcaaattaatttgtctaatctaattttgacaaaaataatatgatttaatcgattatatatgttaaaaaactatctttaaaaaaaaatattttagacatTTTTATCTAGGTTCCAGAGTAAAATATGTTAAAAATCATCAAACAATTATCATTTATCGTATTTATAAGAATATAATTTTATGTGAGGGATGAATAAAAAGATAGAATGATTACAAGGAAAACAGCATCTCTAGCGGTTATGGCTAATATATCAGCACAAGATACAACTCCACTACATGCAGCCTCCACAGAACTTTTGATTGTATCTACAACGTCAAATCCTCTTACAGAATTCAAGTTTGGACCCGCTAACTTTTCAATATCGTTACCTCCATCTAGCAATATTGATCCATCACAACCCTGATGATCATCCAAAAAATACATACCCCAAGATTATTATGCAATGCAAAAATAACCAATAATATATAACATAGTAATTAAGTtgtcaatgagttatagctcaaataacATAGTCTCcttatactcaattaagaggttgtgggttcgagtattctatctttggtaaaaaaaaaattagcttaCATTTACAAAGCAATCATGAAAGTGGAGACGAAGCAAAGAAGCACCCATTCTCATCTCATTCATGAGGGCATTTTGAACCTGTCTCCTTACCACTTTGAAAAGGTTAGGGCATGTTGTGTTATAGAAATCTGTTGTGAGTTGGGACCTTGTTCCCAAAAACAACACCAACATACTCATGGCCCAAATGTAACAGCTACATCCCCTCTTCATGGTGTTTGTTACTTTGTATAACAAGCTAAGCTAAGATTTAATTCAATAAGCAACGAAGGCTTAATCATTTATAAAAAAAGATACGAGTTACATTTCAATTATATATTCAGATAAAAACTCCACTTGACTTCTTAGTGCTATCTAGCAATGCTGGCGGCGTCACAGAATtcaattcttaatatatatatatatatatataaagctacTCCATGAACCAAATATATAAGTTGGTATGAACATTCCTGCACATGGAACAATAATTATAAGCCGTTGGATGAAAACATACATGCATTAGTTGCCTTGATGATTTGACAATTGGTAGCTAGTAGAATGagttatttgtaacaaaaatgcTATTCGTATACcaaaattagctactaaaatcagttattaatatatttgtgcataaatatatgtgttatttaatttatttttagggtaaagtacattttttgtccttgaagtttgacaaaactttcaaaaatacccctaagttttattttgtttcaattttatcccaaaagttttcgatttgcatcaaatatacccctgacgactaatttttcaaaaaattaaagactaattcaacaacaatttcataagaataaccttcaacacaaacaaatcaagcataattttcatgcattattgttagattgatcttaattgttttgaaaatttagccgtcgagggtatatttgatgcaaatcgaaaacttttaggacaaaattgaaacaaaataaaacttaggggtattttttaaatttttaccaaactttaaggacaaaaagtatactctacccttatttttaatatatatttgtattccaacatatattttatattaatcgcTGATTTTGATGTACACGTAGGTAACATAGTTGATTTGTAATTATCTCCGATGAAAAATTATTATAGTCACCAATCATAAGTATttgtttttatgtaaaaataaaaatggttaGATGATTCGacatgaaaataattttatatcagtaattgtttttattatgtatttttttcgcaacaattattttttttttcaaattttattaccATATAAGATAATTAATACAGTCTTTATTGATAAATTGTAATTTATAGGGAtcttgtaatttaaaaaaaaaatagaaagtatAGACAGTTCTCttgcaatttttaattttatgatttaaaattaaaatttatgatttataagctagatttttaaaaaaatagttgattttaactaaaaaatttaattttcatgcattactgtactctttaaaaaaaaatttaacccaAATAACATCCAAATTTTTTACGCTTATTTAAAGGAGGATGAATACCTTCTATTCAACCATActccaaataaataattataagtgCGATATGATGGTGCAACTTATCAAACTATGAATGTAGAGCTTTCCACGTTTATGTCAGTGAATCAAGATAAGCATATCTAGTATAAAGAGAAATGTTAGACacagtaaattttgtgatttataattattaattaattgttattagtatttttaataaaataaaattatatttaatagtataaaattacttaatatttttaataaaagtattgaCGTGACGTCTATAACGTCTAGACTTTTTTAAACCTTTAAATTGTTTTAATTGATCATTTGTTGACCGCAGTTGATTAATTAAGTGCTACTATTAAAGTATAGTCATGCATGTAGTGCTTCTTCCATTAAGTTGCTTATGAGTTATGACAATGATATATAATTAGAGTTACtggttaaattattattttgttattcaattttttttttataaaaattaaatgtatttaaaaaaaaagaaattaaaataataatattttaatttcataaaattaaatttatttagtaataactttttaaattttaaaccaaatataaaaatataatatttttatcttaaaattatttataattttcctAACTACACATTCTTATATAGTAACTGTTATATCATAATCCAATAACAACTCTTCTTACTGATAATGTAACATCACTGTGCACGTGATGAGAAGCATTATGTGAAGGGGGAACTTGTCTTTATTATCAACATTCATCGAATTGaagtttatttctttaattttcacgATGTTGGCTAAGCTAAATAAGGTTGGAGACAAATAGGAAATCCACTATGATCTATGTACGTTCCATACAATAATAATATAAGCACGTTGAACTtaggaaattatttttatttgcaataaTTATATAAGCACGTTGAACTTAGGAAATTACGTCATGCAAAACCATGATCATCTTGAACTAATTAATTAGGTAGCTTAGTTGAGAATAATATATAGGAGTCCTGGCACAAGAATATACAATAAGGAGTTATATATTCTCCTGATAGCAAGGGAACGACAAAGTTTAGGTAGCTAATAAGTTTATATTATAGTAGGTAACTTTCATGAAATTATTattctcaaaaatttaatttaataaaaaaatataatataaatagttatattttaaacatatttaattatgttatctttttttattagtttaagttTTTGAAATAAATGGTTTCATAACattgtattaaaattttatattcaaaaaaatctaaaatttgatCATTAGTGAAGAAtcttaaaagtgaaaaaaaataaagataaataaaaaaattctatgtaaaaattaaataaatctaaaaaaaagtttttatttaaaaaaattattaaaaatataattatttagtcatttaaaattagtaattttatgaCAGTATCTCATACGGCTCTACTACATGCATGCCAAACAAAGGCATTATTATATGTCAAATATAAAATGACTTTGTAAGGCagataataatttttatgaataatataaataattagttttaaaattggctcaataaagtaaaaatacattACACTTCTAAATTAtacacctaaatcttaatattagaataaccatccatatacttaatgaattgaacatccgatatatccattatttatattgtttaatatttttattctctatctatactttttaaatataaaatactcCTGCTGCAATCGCCAGCACTAAGTATAGCGGATTGGGTTGCATTAACGGAAAAGCATGCAGCGGATTAGGTTGCACTAATTATATATCAATTCTGTTAGATAATTATAATAAGAATTTAATcaacaataaattaataaatattattaaattatactatatattaattaattattattaattaataattatttaaattttattttttaaaaaatttaaaactaataattaataattataattatttaaaattgactaattaaaaattatttgcctatattttttcattatatatatatatatatatatagattcattatgaataataaattaataatggtGAGGTGTTGTGATGGCGCTAGATATTTTTGGATTGAGAATCTTGTACTTTGAGGAGTATTATTGCAATTTAAGCTCACCTTTATTTCCGATCCAGACCGATCATGAATTTTACTGCTACTTGTGctaaatgtctaaaccttgtaaTTAAGTTGCTTGTGACATTTGTTTCTTGTATTGAATTACCAGAAATGTATAACTACTATTCTTGTACATAAGTTTTTGTATACTTTCACTTTTGATAAGAAAAGTgatggaaaagaaataaaaataaataaataaaaattttatgttttaaattataaaatgaagaTGTACAAACAGATGTACTTAAAAAGATGATATATTCTACTACTAATAATGGTTATAGGCTTGGacttttctagtgtttttttttttcatgctaGTGGTTGTACACTTGCATTGTTGGTGATGGATCCGAATGTATAGGAGAATATTAGAGGatcgattttttttaatataaaaaagaattaattaatactaatttaaatataagattagaaaaataaaaatattagtctGCTAACATTTATGTATTTATGCATATTATTAGAAAGTATACAAATTTATCCTATTTTCTTTAGGATTGGACTAATGTGTTACacataaacaataattaaaatctGGTGacattttattcttcttataattcttttattcttctttttttagaTAAATACCATTTTTGATCTCTGATATTTTTTTTGAGATATATCGCATCTTAATCATCCTTAAATTTCAACCAGATCCCTCACTTATCAGTAAAATTGGACAAATTAACCCCTGCAACTAGTTGACAACGGATTACCTGTTTGACGTAACAAGTGGAGTATAATGTATCAATACCAAGTGCTAGATGTCAACTCCAAATGGTTATTGGAACTAAAAAATCCTTtcacttcttcctcctcctcctcctcctctccttcttcctcctcctcctcctcctcctcctcctcttttttctctttttcagacCCATTATCATTATTATCTATCTCCACAATTTTAAAACTCTTTCTGCATTAACCTTGACAATATCATAAAACTAGTAAAGTTTAACTATTCTATTAGTCCCTATAGTTttaaccaaatttttaattaggtacttatatttttttctttttaattgggtccctacactgctttaattttgtaattaagtccttcatagtgtaaataatataatattagagttaacttaatatttttttcgcaaattgaaggtatttataattaaaaacttaattaaatgtttgaccgcatgtattttggtaaaaatattatgttatttttaacataaaaaggacataattacaaaattaaaagtaatgtagggactaaattgaaagaaaaaaaaaagtataaggacctaattaaaaatttggtgaaactatagggacaaatagaataattaaaccaactAGTAATTCATATATCATTAACAATTTAACATACACTTCATATATACAAGAAGACAAGAATTGAAGAATTGGGGGCAACCAGAAGGCCTCGTCGACGAACTTGAATGTCTCACCAGATGCCACGTGGGGCTCTTATAGTGCTTGAGGAGGACGAGATAGGACAAAGGGCTTTGGACGGCATACCCGTTAGGGAAGAGAGTTGTTAGCAATGACAGCGCAAAGGACAGTGAGGACAGTGAGAATCTTGGTGACGCCGAAAAGATTTGGAGTGAGTTATTGAGGGAGGTTGGGTAAgacgagaaggagaagaagagggggaagagGGAACCACGGTGGTAGTGACTGTTGGTGGCAAAACAGGGGAAGAAGATGGTGGTTCTGGAGATGACGCgatggagaaagaaaaagaaaagaaaaggaaaagaaaaggaagaagaaaagagagattgGTTTGACGATGGTGGTGCCACGGTGATGGTTGTGAAGGTGAagtttgatgatgatggtgactggTCGAatagaaagaagaagaggagaagaaagtaaagaaaaggaagaggagaagagaagagagggtctTTGTAAACATTTAAAGTTAACACCTAACACTTGACATTGACACATCATACTCCATCTGATGTGTCAGATCAAGGTTTAAGAATAATTAAAGTGGGATATGTCTcacgagaaaaaaaaaaaagacaaaaatagaaaacagtatttactattttttttttcagacttagttcatcttcttttcttttcctcgaAAGACACCAATAAATTGTTGGGTCTAATGGGCTGAGGATCATTGGCGGACTGGAATATCCATTGGACTTTATTTCCTAGCACCGTGCATCCTACTAACAAAGGCATGACATGGAACTGAGGGAAATATTTATTCAACTAACTTAATAGATTACCaatttaataataattgtttACGTAAAAATTCAGATAcaatgaaaaattattaaataatttaatatatttaattaaattattatctaaaatATTTATGTATCAATTTCACAATAATTACATGCGATTTTCCACATTTCTTTCATTAACAAAAGGGTACTTatcgccaatgagttatagctcaaatgacatactCTCTccgtactcaattaagaggttgcggattcgagactcttatctttgataaaaaaaaaaaaaaaaagaaggagaagaagaagagagggtgcTTATCCAGGACGTGTAAAGTGTGAATATAACAGAAAAAGgtaaattgaaactaaagaagtGGTTCGATGAGTGAGAAACGTGGACCAATTAAATTCAAGTCTTGCTTTGACCAAGAGCATATCATAGTTGACCAAAACAATAACAAACAAGATAATAATCATAATACATATTCCCATTTTCCATTTCTCCTCCGATGTCAAGCTTCGCCGTCGCCGGTGCCGAAATGAGATCGGTTGCTGTCGCCGTCAGTGGAAGCTCCGGCTGCGCCAGGGGAAGCCGGCGAGCCGTGCAATGGGCGGCGGAGAATCTAGTGCCTCAAGCCGATAGGTTTATCTTAGTCCACGTCATCCCTAGAGTCACTTCAATTCCAACGCCATGTATGTGCTTCCTTCACTTTTCGCCTTTGGATTCTTCAGCCGTTGATTCGTGCTGTTCACTGCAATTgatacaattttcaaaattttagctAAAAAAAGGATGAAGATTTTtgtattctaattttattttcttgaattTGATAACTGAATTACTGAAAACAAGGATGGGTGGTGTTTTGGAATTCCCAGCTGGAGAGTGTGTTCCGATTTCGGAAGCAGATTCGGATGTCTTAGCAGCTTATGTGCAGGATGTGAAGCAAAAATCTGAAGAAATCTTCGTTCCATTCAAAGAACTATGCAAATCAAGCAGGGTAAGTTACTCtgtttgtttttggtttttgttttaaTGTTGTTTCAAATTCACTTTGACATTGAGAAAGTTATGATATGAGCGAAACCAAATTAAACTGGAATCTTGCAGATGGAAACCTTGCTACTAGAAGATGACAATCCTGCAGATGCACTTCTAAGCTTTATCTCTGAATCTGGCATCCAGATACTAGTGATGGGTCCTGACTCCTCAAATTTTATTACAAGGTATGTACTATACATATGTGTTCTAAATATTCAGTGTTGAAAAACCAGATGTGTTAATTCTTCGGTTTTCTTCTTGTTAGTACCCTCTTGATAATTTTGCAGTATCTTATTGTGTCTATTAGAGACCAGGTTTCATAAATTTTGCTACTAGATAATATATCTTGAATGgaacttataatttataaatatgaaTTAGCTTTATTATATAATAGATCAATTGGATTTTTAAATTCTTGTAGGTTGCATCTTTTCTAGTTGAGTTATTGCAATCAGTAGTTTGACAACCAAAAGCTTTTCCTGGATAAACGAGATTAAAGTaacttcttcatctttttttttcctgGCCCTTCTCCCAGAAAATTGAAAGGACCAGGGATATCAGCGACCGTTCTAAGAAGTGCTCCTGACAGCTGTGATGTATATCTTGTAGCTAGAGATAAAATTATGTCGAAGTTAGCTGATTCTTCATCTTTTAATTCTCAAGGTATGATAGAAATATTTCATTTTAAGATCTTCGTGTCATTCTTTATTGAAGAATTTGTTAGTTTCTCATTATCATATTTTTCTTCCAACAGAGAGTAGTTCAAGGTATTCAGTGAATTCTCAGGAAAATAAAGGGGAAAGTGGTGTAGGGATTTGCAGAGAAATGTCCGGAATTAATACtccaattctaaaaaattttcgaTTTTTATCGATATCAGACCGTAATTATATTGGTCTACAAACATCCAGTCGCAGGAGCTCATTAGATAATTCTAGCAGTGGTGATGATTTTGAAGCTATTAGCCTCCACTCATTTGACTATGTAACTTCTGCGCAACGTGAACATGTAATTTCCTCTCTTGCTAGCAGATGAATGATTTGTGATTTACCGGGAATTTTTAGATTTCACAGTTCTCACATGAGAGCAGTGATGTTCACATTATGTGTATTTATGCAGTTAGCAATGCAAGAAGAAGTGGATCGGCTACAGCTGGAGTTGCAGAATACTATTGCTATGTACAAACAAGTCTGTGAAGACCTAGCTCATGTTCGAAACAAGGTGAGaaattgataatatttttttttctttgtttatagtTTGAAATCCTCTCCACTGCAGCCCAATCTTTAATTCATTTCTAATTTCCAACTTCAATGCCTAAGCTGGTGCCAACAACAGGTATCACTGAATATAACTTGGTGATAGAAAATGCAAGGTTTTATTTTCAAACATAGGGTACTAATTGTTAAGTATCTTATGTTTACTTCCATGCCTTCACTTACAGACCCTTCTACTTTCTTCTGAATCTCTTGAAGAAGCTAAGAGAGTACATGCTTCCCTTGAAAACGAGCAGTTTTTGAGAAAAGTTGCTGCTGAAGAGAAAGAGAAGTATTTAAAAGTTATGAAGGAACTCGAGGAGGTAAAAAACGTGCTTGCCAAAGAGTCGTATGAAAGACAGATTGCTGAACTTGATGTCCTTAAAGAATCCATAGAAAAAAAGAGAATAGTCGATACATTGATCTCACATGACAAGAGATACAGAATTTACACCATGGATGAAATCAAGGAAGCAACAAATTTCTTCTCCGAGGACTTGGTAATTGGTGAAGGAGGGTATGGGAAAGTTTACAAGTGCACTCTGGATCACACACCAGTAGCAGTAAAGGTTCTCCATCCAGATGCAATCAACAAGAAAGAGGAGTTTCTGAAAGAGGTTTCCCTTGTTCTATAGTTCTTCCTTTTTAAGTTGTTTATATTAGAAGAGTTTTAATACAAATCAAATTCTTTACTAAATTGTTATTCCATCTAACCCAGTTCTTCACACTTTTTAAAGGTTTAAACTGTGAACATCACATTAGAAATTCAAGTATCCAAAAGCCCTCGTTTGAAACCTTGCTGATAAATTATTCAAAAGTTTCAAGCTCGTAGCTTTTGACCCATTATTTTTCATTAAATTGTCTTGAACAGTAGTAGTTTTTAACGCATTAAATGAATGTAATACTTGTATGCTGCAATTAAAGAAATATAAGTCGTTCATATTATTCTCTCCCATTTCTTGAAGGTTGAGATTCTTAGTCAACTACACCATCCAAACATGGTTTTGTTACTTGGAGCTTGTCCTGACACCGGTTGCCTTGTTTATGAATACATGGACAATGGAAGTCTAGAAGACTATATTTTCAAGAGAAATGGGAAACAGCCTCTTCCTGGTTTACTCGATTCCATATTGTTTTTGAGATGGCCTGTGGGCTCTCATTCTTACACAACACAAAGCCAGAGCCTATTGTTCATCGAGATATCAAACCTGGCAATATCCTCTTAGACAGGAATTATGTGAGCAAAATTGCGGACGTAGGGCTGGCTAAACTCCTTTCAGATGTCGTGCCTGACAATGTCACAGAGTACAGAGAATCCATGCTTGCCGGTACTCTCCATTACATGGATCCAGAGTATCAGAGGACTGGCACAGTCCGAACAAAATCAGATGTATATGCTTTTGGACTTATAACTCTTCAGTTGATAACTTCTCGCCACGCGCGTGGACTCATTTTGGCTGCTGAAGATGCAGTTATGAAGGGCTCCCTTGGTGATATTTTAGATAAATCAGCTGGTGATTGGCCTC
This window contains:
- the LOC112723658 gene encoding LOW QUALITY PROTEIN: U-box domain-containing protein 34-like (The sequence of the model RefSeq protein was modified relative to this genomic sequence to represent the inferred CDS: inserted 1 base in 1 codon); its protein translation is MSSFAVAGAEMRSVAVAVSGSSGCARGSRRAVQWAAENLVPQADRFILVHVIPRVTSIPTPSGECVPISEADSDVLAAYVQDVKQKSEEIFVPFKELCKSSRMETLLLEDDNPADALLSFISESGIQILVMGPDSSNFITRKLKGPGISATVLRSAPDSCDVYLVARDKIMSKLADSSSFNSQESSSRYSVNSQENKGESGVGICREMSGINTPILKNFRFLSISDRNYIGLQTSSRRSSLDNSSSGDDFEAISLHSFDYVTSAQREHLAMQEEVDRLQLELQNTIAMYKQVCEDLAHVRNKTLLLSSESLEEAKRVHASLENEQFLRKVAAEEKEKYLKVMKELEEVKNVLAKESYERQIAELDVLKESIEKKRIVDTLISHDKRYRIYTMDEIKEATNFFSEDLVIGEGGYGKVYKCTLDHTPVAVKVLHPDAINKKEEFLKEVEILSQLHHPNMVLLLGACPDTGCLVYEYMDNGSLEDYIFKRNGKXASSWFTRFHIVFEMACGLSFLHNTKPEPIVHRDIKPGNILLDRNYVSKIADVGLAKLLSDVVPDNVTEYRESMLAGTLHYMDPEYQRTGTVRTKSDVYAFGLITLQLITSRHARGLILAAEDAVMKGSLGDILDKSAGDWPLNETLELAQIALKCVALRCRDRPDLDTEVLPQLERLSVVADAGARIGRRKSIHTPSQYYCPILQEIMDDPHVAADGFTYEYRAIKAWLSRHNVSPVTKHKLRNSILIPNHTLRSAIQEWKSGVSSFD